One segment of Triticum aestivum cultivar Chinese Spring chromosome 2A, IWGSC CS RefSeq v2.1, whole genome shotgun sequence DNA contains the following:
- the LOC123185037 gene encoding heparanase-like protein 2 — translation MAAQAAGTLFLCILVLSGAPYAVAAGGEKATVSVRAVTAISHTDDDFICATLDWWPRDKCNYGMCPWHNSSIINLDLYSPILYNAVKAFNSLRIRLGGSLQDQITYKVGKHYADCPSFRRNDDHLFGFTDGCLAMNRWDELNIFFRRTNTTVTFGLNALRGRRKSAENGSTLHVGGWDGRNARDLMRYTVSKGYRVESWELGNELCAGGVEAKVMAAQYGKDVLRLRRMVEKVYNGTGHLPKVLAPGGFYDGPWFSEMLRVSGPGVVDAVTHHIYNLGSGKDKELINKMQDPYYLDKVAQTFSDMEATVRESGPWSAAWVGESGGAYNSGGKDVSDRFANSFWYLDQLGMSAVFGTKVYCRQALVGGNYCLLNTTTLAPNPDYYSALLWHRLMGPGVLQTTAAAGSPYLRSYAHCSKKQPGVTVLLINLSNSTAFDVTVAGDMDLHPPPRRLLQAEAGGGEAAVCGGRREEYHLSPEGGDIQSQVVVLNGEPLALGPCGQIPELRPAIAIDGCTPVHVEPHSIAFVRFTGFKAPACA, via the exons ATGGCCGCTCAAGCTGCCGGGACCCTTTTCCTTTGCATCCTCGTCTTATCCGGTGCGCCGTACGCCGTCGCCGCCGGGGGCGAGAAGGCGACCGTGTCGGTGAGGGCGGTGACGGCCATCTCCCACACCGACGACGACTTCATCTGCGCGACGCTCGACTGGTGGCCCAGGGACAAGTGCAACTACGGCATGTGCCCCTGGCACAACTCCTCCATCATCAACCTG GATCTCTACAGCCCTATCCTGTACAATGCTGTCAAAG CCTTCAACTCGTTGCGGATTAGGCTCGGAGGATCGCTGCAGGACCAGATCACGTACAAAGTTGGCAAGCACTACGCCGACTGCCCCAGCTTCCGGCGAAACGACGACCACCTCTTCGGCTTCACCGACGGCTGCCTCGCCATGAACCGCTGGGACGAGCTCAACATCTTCTTCCGGCGAACCAA CACGACGGTGACGTTCGGGCTGAACGCGCTGAGGGGCCGGCGCAAGTCCGCCGAGAACGGCAGCACGCTCCACGTCGGCGGCTGGGACGGCCGCAACGCGCGCGACCTGATGCGCTACACCGTGAGCAAGGGGTACCGCGTGGAGTCGTGGGAGCTGGGCAACGAGCTgtgcgccggcggcgtggaggccAAGGTGATGGCGGCGCAGTACGGGAAGGACGTGCTCCGGCTCAGGAGGATGGTGGAGAAGGTGTACAACGGCACCGGCCACCTCCCCAAGGTCCTCGCGCCGGGGGGCTTCTACGACGGGCCCTGGTTCTCCGAGATGCTGCGCGTCTCCGGCCCCGGCGTCGTCGACGCCGTCACTCACCACATCTACAACCTCGGCTCCG GGAAGGACAAGGAGCTGATCAACAAGATGCAAGACCCGTACTACCTGGACAAGGTGGCGCAGACGTTCAGCGACATGGAGGCGACGGTGCGGGAGTCCGGGCCGTGGAGCGCGGCGTGGGTGGGCGAGTCCGGCGGCGCGTACAACAGCGGCGGGAAGGACGTGTCGGACCGGTTCGCCAACAGCTTCTGGTACCTGGACCAGCTGGGGATGTCGGCCGTGTTCGGCACCAAGGTGTACTGCCGGCAGGCCCTCGTCGGCGGAAACTACTGCCTCCTCAACACCACCACGCTCGCCCCCAACCCGGACTACTACAGCGCGCTGCTCTGGCACCGGCTCATGGGCCCGGGGGTCCTCCAGACCACCGCCGCCGCTGGCTCGCCGTACCTCCGCTCCTACGCGCACTGCTCCAAGAAGCAGCCTGGCGTGACGGTGCTCCTCATCAACCTGTCCAACTCGACGGCGTTCGACGTGACGGTGGCCGGCGACATGGACCTGCACCCGCCGCCGCGGAGGTTGCTGCAGGCGGAagccggcggcggggaggcggcggtgtGCGGCGGGCGGAGGGAGGAGTACCACCTGAGCCCCGAGGGCGGCGACATCCAGAGCCAGGTGGTGGTGCTCAACGGGGAGCCGCTCGCGCTCGGCCCGTGCGGCCAGATCCCCGAGCTGCGGCCGGCGATTGCCATCGACGGGTGCACGCCGGTGCACGTCGAGCCCCACTCCATCGCGTTCGTCAGGTTCACCGGCTTCAAGGCTCCTGCCTGCGCGTAA